From a region of the Streptomyces sp. NBC_00193 genome:
- a CDS encoding transposase — protein sequence MKLVVQVKLLPTPSQASALASTLHACNQAASWVAESAFKQKTFRNFDLRKHTYNEVKARWGLGAQAAQHVIKKVADAYTALLANSRAGNLGRPSSARHRRSTEKPLAFRATAAQPYDDRMLSWQTDARTVSIWTTAGRLKGMSYTGSPTQLEMIAAHRRGESDLIHRDGSWYLAATCDVPEALPNAQPVDFLGVDLGIVNIATTSDGEIMAGRRLNRLRKRDRDVRTKLQRKGTKSAKRRIQRRRRKEARRTRDVNHKIAKHIVAEAERTGRGIGLENLTGIRERVRLRKPQRAMVHTWAFAQLGDFIAYKARRAGVPVVYVDPAYTSRTCSECGHVDKANRVSQARFACRSCGFVDHADRNGSRNIRARARMLWRSGAQSPAPAVPHQRDGRTRTAHHSR from the coding sequence ATGAAGCTGGTGGTGCAGGTGAAGCTCCTGCCGACGCCCTCACAGGCGTCGGCTCTGGCCTCGACCCTGCATGCCTGCAACCAGGCGGCTTCATGGGTGGCGGAGTCCGCCTTCAAGCAGAAGACCTTCCGGAACTTCGATCTGCGGAAGCACACCTACAACGAGGTCAAGGCGCGTTGGGGGCTGGGGGCGCAAGCTGCGCAGCACGTGATCAAAAAGGTTGCCGACGCGTACACGGCGCTCCTCGCGAACTCGCGAGCGGGGAATCTCGGCCGACCCAGCTCCGCCCGACACCGCCGCTCGACGGAGAAGCCGCTCGCCTTCCGTGCGACGGCCGCTCAGCCCTACGACGACCGCATGCTCTCGTGGCAGACCGACGCCCGCACCGTTTCGATCTGGACCACGGCCGGACGCCTGAAGGGGATGTCGTACACCGGCAGTCCCACGCAGCTGGAGATGATCGCCGCGCATCGCAGAGGCGAATCGGACCTGATCCACCGCGACGGGTCCTGGTACCTCGCTGCTACCTGCGACGTCCCGGAAGCCCTTCCGAACGCACAGCCTGTGGACTTCCTCGGCGTGGACCTCGGCATCGTCAACATCGCCACGACGAGCGACGGCGAGATCATGGCCGGGCGGCGACTCAACCGGCTGCGGAAGCGCGACCGGGACGTCCGCACGAAACTTCAACGCAAGGGAACCAAATCCGCCAAGCGGCGCATCCAGCGCAGGCGACGCAAGGAGGCCCGGCGGACTCGGGACGTCAATCACAAGATCGCCAAACACATCGTGGCCGAGGCTGAACGCACCGGGCGCGGGATCGGTCTGGAGAACCTGACCGGGATCCGCGAACGGGTACGGCTGAGGAAGCCCCAACGGGCCATGGTGCACACCTGGGCCTTCGCCCAGCTCGGCGACTTCATCGCCTACAAGGCCCGCCGGGCCGGAGTGCCGGTGGTGTACGTCGACCCGGCGTACACCTCCCGCACCTGCTCCGAGTGCGGTCACGTCGACAAGGCGAACCGGGTCTCACAGGCCCGCTTCGCCTGCCGGTCCTGCGGATTCGTTGATCACGCAGACCGCAACGGCTCCCGCAACATCCGCGCACGCGCGCGGATGCTGTGGCGAAGCGGGGCCCAGTCACCGGCCCCAGCCGTCCCGCACCAGCGGGACGGCCGGACGCGGACGGCACACCACAGCCGGTGA
- the dapE gene encoding succinyl-diaminopimelate desuccinylase — MSESELDLTLDAAELTARLVDIPSVSGDEKVLADLVEHALRGLPHLTVDRFGNNVVARTHLGRAERVVLAGHLDTVPIADNVPSRLDENDVLWGCGTTDMKSGVAVQLRIAATVPEPNRDLTFVFYDQEEVAADLNGLGKVAEAHPDWLTGDFAVLLEPSNAEVEGGCQGTLRVLLRTSGERAHSARSWMGSNAIHAASPILATLAAYEPRKPVIDGLEYHEGLNAVRIDGGVANNVIPHACTVTVNFRFAPDRSTDEAIAHVREVFADCDIDEFVIDDLSPGALPGLSHPAAAAFMEAVGGHAMPKFGWTDVSRFSALGVPAVNYGPGDALLAHKADERVETKAILHCEERLRAWLTSSPAGS; from the coding sequence ATGTCCGAATCCGAGCTGGACCTCACCCTGGACGCCGCCGAGCTGACCGCCCGGCTCGTCGACATCCCCTCCGTGAGCGGCGACGAGAAGGTACTCGCCGACCTCGTGGAACACGCCTTGCGCGGCCTGCCGCACCTGACCGTGGACCGCTTCGGCAACAACGTCGTCGCGCGCACCCACCTGGGCCGCGCCGAACGCGTCGTACTCGCCGGGCACCTCGACACCGTGCCGATCGCCGACAACGTGCCCTCCCGCCTCGACGAGAACGACGTCCTGTGGGGATGCGGCACCACCGACATGAAGTCGGGCGTCGCCGTACAGCTGCGCATCGCGGCCACGGTCCCCGAGCCGAACCGGGACCTCACCTTCGTCTTCTACGACCAGGAAGAGGTCGCCGCCGACCTCAACGGCCTCGGCAAGGTCGCCGAAGCCCACCCGGACTGGCTGACCGGCGACTTCGCCGTCCTCCTCGAACCCTCCAACGCCGAGGTCGAGGGCGGCTGCCAGGGCACCCTGCGCGTCCTGCTCCGCACCTCCGGCGAGCGCGCCCACTCCGCGCGCAGCTGGATGGGCTCCAACGCCATCCACGCGGCGAGCCCGATCCTGGCCACGCTGGCGGCGTACGAGCCCCGCAAGCCCGTGATCGACGGCCTGGAGTACCACGAGGGCCTCAACGCGGTCCGCATCGACGGCGGCGTCGCCAACAACGTCATCCCCCACGCCTGCACGGTGACGGTCAACTTCCGCTTCGCCCCCGACCGCAGCACGGACGAGGCCATCGCCCACGTCCGCGAGGTCTTCGCGGACTGCGACATCGACGAGTTCGTCATCGACGACCTCTCCCCGGGCGCCCTCCCCGGCCTCTCCCACCCGGCCGCCGCCGCCTTCATGGAAGCCGTCGGCGGACACGCCATGCCGAAGTTCGGCTGGACGGACGTCTCCCGCTTCAGCGCCCTGGGCGTCCCGGCGGTCAACTACGGCCCGGGCGACGCCCTCCTGGCCCACAAGGCCGACGAACGCGTGGAAACAAAGGCGATCCTCCACTGCGAGGAACGACTCCGCGCCTGGCTGACCTCGTCACCTGCCGGCTCCTGA
- a CDS encoding ATP-binding protein: protein MSLPLTRRIARAALLLAAGAAPVVGAAGAASAAGLESVPQLGALTAPDATVAAAGDTATDAVPASTLPAPAPADEVTGAAGSLLAGLPLAGGGLPGGLPGGLPGGLPGLG, encoded by the coding sequence ATGTCCCTCCCCCTGACCCGTCGGATCGCCCGTGCCGCGCTGCTCCTCGCAGCCGGGGCAGCGCCCGTGGTCGGTGCGGCCGGCGCGGCCAGCGCCGCGGGCCTGGAGTCCGTGCCGCAGCTGGGCGCGCTCACCGCGCCGGACGCGACGGTCGCCGCCGCGGGCGACACCGCCACCGATGCCGTGCCCGCCTCGACCCTGCCGGCGCCCGCGCCCGCCGACGAGGTGACCGGCGCCGCGGGCAGCCTGCTGGCTGGGCTCCCGCTCGCCGGCGGCGGGCTGCCGGGCGGCCTTCCCGGTGGCCTCCCGGGTGGACTGCCCGGCCTCGGCTAG
- the dapC gene encoding succinyldiaminopimelate transaminase, with amino-acid sequence MAAVSARLPVFPWDKLEPYKATAATHPDGIVDLSVGTPVDPVPELIQRALIEAADSPGYPTVWGTPALRDAITGWVRGRLGASAAGHRNVLPVVGSKELVAWLPTQLGLGAGDQVAYPRLAYPTYEVGARLCGAEPVVYDDPTTDLDPARVKLLWLNSPSNPTGKVLPKEELVRIVAWAREHGILIFSDECYLELGWEAEPVSVLHDEVCGGSYEGIVAVHSLSKRSNLAGYRAAFVAGDAEVLGELLQIRKHGGMMTPAPVQAATVAALGDDVHVEEQRVRYAARRAALRTALEAHGFRVEHSEASLYLWVTRDEPCWDTVAHLAELGVLVAPGDFYGEAGAHFVRVAFTATDERVAAAVKRLA; translated from the coding sequence GTGGCCGCAGTCTCAGCACGCCTCCCCGTCTTCCCCTGGGACAAGCTGGAGCCGTACAAGGCGACGGCGGCGACCCACCCGGACGGGATCGTCGACCTCTCCGTCGGCACCCCCGTCGACCCGGTGCCGGAACTGATCCAGCGCGCCCTGATCGAGGCCGCCGACTCCCCGGGCTACCCCACGGTGTGGGGCACCCCGGCCCTGCGCGACGCGATCACCGGCTGGGTGCGCGGCCGCCTCGGCGCGAGCGCCGCCGGGCACCGCAACGTCCTGCCGGTCGTCGGCTCCAAGGAACTGGTGGCCTGGCTGCCCACCCAGCTGGGCCTCGGCGCCGGCGACCAGGTGGCGTACCCCCGGCTGGCCTACCCGACGTACGAGGTCGGTGCGCGACTGTGCGGCGCCGAGCCGGTGGTCTACGACGACCCCACCACCGATCTCGACCCGGCCCGCGTGAAGCTGCTGTGGCTCAACTCCCCGTCCAACCCCACCGGCAAGGTCCTCCCCAAGGAGGAGCTCGTACGGATCGTGGCCTGGGCGCGCGAGCACGGGATCCTGATCTTCAGCGACGAGTGCTACCTGGAACTGGGCTGGGAAGCCGAGCCCGTCTCCGTCCTGCACGACGAGGTCTGCGGCGGCTCGTACGAGGGCATCGTCGCCGTCCACTCGCTCTCCAAGCGGTCCAACCTGGCCGGCTACCGTGCGGCCTTCGTCGCCGGTGACGCCGAAGTCCTCGGCGAGCTGCTCCAGATCCGCAAGCACGGCGGCATGATGACCCCGGCCCCCGTGCAGGCGGCCACGGTGGCGGCCCTGGGCGACGACGTGCACGTCGAGGAGCAGCGGGTGCGCTACGCGGCCCGCCGCGCGGCCCTGCGCACGGCCCTGGAGGCGCACGGCTTCCGCGTCGAGCACAGCGAGGCCAGCCTGTACCTGTGGGTGACCCGGGACGAGCCCTGCTGGGACACGGTCGCCCACCTGGCCGAGCTCGGCGTCCTGGTCGCGCCGGGCGACTTCTACGGCGAGGCGGGCGCGCACTTCGTCCGCGTCGCCTTCACGGCCACGGACGAACGCGTCGCGGCGGCGGTCAAGCGGCTGGCCTGA